One window of Flavobacterium dauae genomic DNA carries:
- a CDS encoding hemerythrin domain-containing protein, with protein sequence MNNNDTDKADYECHLEQVTELLGKEYNAALQLCRIIREGIRLNIPLQRIKNYTDWYYNSRLALHLKKESEYIFPILGDDNELIIKTLAKQRRLKRLFEENEQIEKSLSRIEEELERLIRINEKGILNEIKKCATLEQLIQIEKVYHKNRITEEWKDVFWQN encoded by the coding sequence ATGAATAATAATGATACAGATAAAGCAGATTATGAATGCCATTTAGAACAAGTAACCGAATTACTTGGAAAAGAATATAATGCAGCTTTGCAATTATGCCGTATTATTCGCGAAGGTATTCGTTTAAATATTCCGTTGCAACGAATTAAAAATTATACCGATTGGTACTACAACAGCCGGTTGGCATTGCATTTAAAAAAAGAAAGTGAATATATTTTTCCTATTTTAGGAGATGATAACGAATTGATTATAAAAACATTAGCTAAACAAAGGCGGTTAAAACGACTTTTTGAAGAAAATGAACAAATTGAAAAATCGTTAAGTAGAATTGAAGAAGAACTGGAACGATTGATCCGTATTAACGAAAAAGGTATTTTAAACGAAATAAAAAAGTGTGCCACATTAGAACAGTTGATACAAATTGAAAAGGTTTATCATAAAAACCGCATAACCGAAGAATGGAAAGACGTTTTTTGGCAGAATTAA
- a CDS encoding MFS transporter yields MPKKIFLFRSWVPEWLEKITLFIVLLPSLVLFFLPMTNINAAAGNTGIETYDVIFSVVLFYAGYVSFFSLERRFFKFLAAKEYFIVITIIQIITSYICYATKEVSVLFICRFIQGMAFTMTVNLSLALIFSRLRSQRARVIGYSIFFGMLVCMIPFNNFATAHIIDAFNFNVVYKCAMFSYLPSLLFLYLFMNDVRLDVKFPLYQLDWASFSLYAICLCLIGYVMVYGQEYYWLDDLRIQCSFIAILVSGFLFLVRQKALKRPYFDLEVFKYRNFKIGALIILIFYICRFAFSITTTYFQTVLKLDPIHIGYITLINILGIIIGVIVSGVFVLQKRPIRLLWIYGFILLLVFHIWMVFLFTTQANENRFYLPLLIQGLGVGTLMTPSIIFMVASVPERLSVTSAGMCLFMRCFGFYVSIGLMNYFELFSKSKHFNTFQYQVSVQNPVALQKIANFKQALLNHGATNEYATKASNKMLINAINAQNHIRYGIDYYEIISVMLIATILLVAFFPYLNRTVLKLSKKQPSPF; encoded by the coding sequence ATGCCAAAGAAAATTTTCTTATTCAGATCGTGGGTACCCGAATGGCTCGAAAAAATAACGCTTTTTATTGTGTTACTTCCCAGTTTGGTGTTGTTTTTTCTACCTATGACAAATATTAATGCCGCAGCAGGTAACACAGGCATTGAAACCTACGATGTTATTTTTTCAGTAGTTTTATTTTATGCAGGTTATGTCAGCTTTTTTTCTTTAGAACGGCGGTTCTTTAAATTCTTGGCAGCAAAAGAGTATTTTATTGTTATTACCATCATTCAAATTATTACATCGTACATCTGTTATGCCACAAAGGAAGTCAGTGTGCTGTTTATTTGTCGTTTTATACAAGGAATGGCATTTACAATGACGGTAAACCTTTCGCTGGCTTTAATTTTTAGTAGGTTGCGGTCGCAACGGGCAAGGGTTATTGGCTATTCCATTTTCTTTGGAATGTTGGTTTGTATGATTCCGTTTAACAATTTTGCAACAGCTCATATTATCGATGCGTTTAATTTTAACGTGGTTTATAAATGTGCTATGTTTTCTTACTTGCCAAGTTTGTTGTTTTTGTATCTTTTTATGAACGATGTTAGACTCGATGTGAAATTTCCGTTATATCAGTTAGATTGGGCAAGTTTTTCATTATACGCAATTTGTCTTTGTTTAATTGGTTATGTAATGGTGTACGGACAAGAATATTATTGGCTTGACGACCTTAGGATACAATGTAGTTTTATTGCCATTTTAGTTTCCGGATTTCTGTTTTTAGTCAGACAAAAGGCTTTAAAACGACCTTATTTTGATTTAGAAGTTTTTAAATACCGCAATTTTAAAATAGGCGCATTAATTATCTTGATATTTTATATTTGCCGGTTTGCTTTTTCAATTACCACAACTTATTTTCAAACAGTTTTAAAGTTAGATCCCATTCACATTGGTTACATCACGTTGATTAATATTTTGGGAATCATTATTGGCGTAATTGTTTCGGGAGTTTTCGTGCTGCAAAAACGTCCCATTCGTTTATTGTGGATTTACGGATTTATCTTATTGCTTGTGTTCCACATTTGGATGGTTTTTTTATTTACCACGCAAGCAAACGAAAACCGCTTTTATCTGCCATTGCTTATCCAAGGATTGGGAGTAGGTACCTTAATGACACCGTCTATTATCTTTATGGTTGCCTCGGTACCCGAACGTTTAAGCGTAACTTCGGCAGGAATGTGCTTGTTTATGAGATGTTTCGGTTTTTATGTCAGTATCGGTTTAATGAATTATTTTGAATTATTCTCAAAGAGCAAACACTTTAATACATTTCAGTACCAGGTTTCGGTTCAAAATCCGGTGGCTTTACAAAAGATAGCAAATTTTAAACAGGCACTGTTAAACCACGGAGCCACAAATGAATATGCAACCAAAGCATCAAACAAAATGTTGATAAACGCAATAAATGCACAAAATCACATTCGTTACGGTATTGATTATTACGAAATTATTAGTGTAATGCTAATTGCTACAATTTTGTTGGTAGCCTTTTTTCCGTATTTAAACCGTACGGTGTTAAAACTCTCTAAAAAACAACCGTCACCTTTTTAA
- a CDS encoding energy transducer TonB codes for MKKILSLLFMLFVHSFSVVAQDNIQNVVQQKAYPKEGLQAFYENFIKELKVPDAPKGVYEINVRLKFIVEKDGSFSDIQVIDDKIGIQKEAVRVLGQMPAWEPAIHEGKNVRSAFTLPIKIKVKDPEPPVFSNRKQRNEFKDSLNNLLVDTEYFDLTCNCVLAKSSTNQQLQTEEFMIQAKDETAYYNVVFRKIDEEQAKAELQTIENDAEKQNAIVRTIDFNETKTTEVTFSMPDGNYVNHYRTLFLYKNNYLVAISIVSYKKQIADLLFEHLKEHFVFKI; via the coding sequence ATGAAAAAAATACTTTCTTTACTTTTTATGCTGTTCGTTCATAGTTTTTCTGTGGTGGCACAAGATAACATTCAAAACGTTGTTCAGCAAAAAGCATATCCAAAAGAAGGATTGCAAGCTTTTTATGAGAATTTTATTAAAGAATTAAAAGTGCCTGATGCACCAAAAGGAGTTTATGAAATTAATGTTCGATTAAAATTCATTGTTGAAAAAGACGGCAGCTTTTCAGATATTCAGGTTATAGACGATAAAATAGGGATACAGAAAGAAGCTGTTCGGGTTTTAGGACAAATGCCTGCTTGGGAACCTGCGATACATGAAGGAAAAAATGTACGATCGGCTTTTACACTACCTATAAAAATAAAAGTAAAGGATCCGGAGCCACCTGTTTTTTCTAATCGGAAACAGAGAAACGAATTTAAAGACTCGTTGAACAATTTATTGGTAGATACCGAATATTTTGATTTAACCTGTAATTGTGTCCTTGCCAAAAGCTCTACAAACCAACAGTTGCAAACCGAAGAGTTTATGATACAGGCAAAAGATGAAACAGCATATTACAATGTGGTTTTTAGAAAAATTGACGAGGAACAGGCAAAAGCAGAGCTACAGACAATTGAAAACGACGCAGAAAAACAAAATGCCATTGTAAGAACCATTGATTTTAATGAAACCAAAACAACCGAAGTTACCTTTTCTATGCCCGATGGCAATTATGTAAACCACTACCGTACGCTTTTTCTTTACAAAAACAATTATCTGGTTGCAATAAGTATTGTATCTTACAAAAAACAAATTGCCGATTTATTATTTGAGCATTTAAAAGAACATTTTGTATTTAAAATTTAG
- a CDS encoding TolC family protein: protein MFCNIKKHLMLCLILQNATLLFSQNHSSEPSGEVLPLSISQTWDMAVKSSKKINLSTLEADVSTEEIRESKYERFPEISLNGNYEYATNIPVYEDGLLKPPTQHEVIHLLYKVSTDFYFNIYNGNKLNLQIDKKKALADIAQVQKELTTSEIKLQSAVYYLNLQAYLVFKELVLQDIANQEKQLHEIKELYKHGVILKSDVLRVELKLSNQKMMLVKIENDIAIANQKLNIVIGLPDHDKVNPYEDLDPVLFTLLPYDDYLAIAERNSYDYRISEKRVELQKIEVKNVRANVKPKIGLYGEFYLANPQIFLYPYSPSNYTLGIFGVKASLPLSELFVNKPKERVAKLNLEKEELEHHHIDDKVREKVYENFLRFKEALIKIDVAKADIDQAEENQRIVHHNYLNQTALITDLLDADVQLLQSRFNFVTAKVTAQIQYYQLQNVLGIL, encoded by the coding sequence ATGTTTTGCAATATCAAAAAGCATCTGATGCTTTGCTTAATTCTTCAGAATGCTACTTTGCTTTTTTCACAGAATCATTCTTCTGAACCTTCGGGCGAGGTTCTTCCACTTTCTATCAGTCAAACGTGGGATATGGCAGTGAAATCGAGTAAAAAAATCAATTTAAGCACTTTGGAAGCCGATGTAAGTACCGAAGAAATTAGAGAAAGTAAGTACGAGCGTTTTCCGGAAATTAGCCTCAATGGAAATTACGAATACGCAACCAATATTCCGGTGTACGAAGACGGTTTATTAAAACCGCCAACACAACACGAAGTAATACACTTATTGTACAAGGTAAGCACCGATTTTTATTTTAATATTTACAACGGAAATAAGCTGAATTTACAAATTGATAAAAAAAAGGCATTAGCAGATATTGCACAGGTTCAAAAAGAATTAACCACTTCTGAAATTAAATTACAATCGGCTGTTTATTACCTTAATTTACAGGCTTACCTTGTTTTTAAAGAGCTGGTTCTTCAGGATATTGCCAATCAGGAAAAACAATTACACGAGATTAAAGAGCTGTACAAGCACGGTGTTATTTTAAAAAGCGATGTGTTACGGGTAGAACTGAAACTTTCGAACCAAAAAATGATGCTGGTAAAAATAGAAAACGATATTGCCATTGCCAACCAAAAATTGAACATTGTTATTGGCTTGCCCGATCACGATAAAGTAAATCCGTACGAAGATTTGGATCCGGTTTTGTTCACGCTTTTGCCTTACGATGATTATCTGGCAATTGCCGAAAGAAACTCTTACGATTACCGTATCTCTGAAAAAAGAGTAGAGCTACAAAAAATAGAAGTCAAAAACGTTCGTGCAAATGTAAAGCCCAAAATTGGGTTGTACGGTGAATTTTATCTGGCAAATCCGCAAATTTTCCTGTATCCTTATTCGCCAAGCAACTATACATTGGGCATTTTTGGCGTAAAGGCTTCGTTGCCGCTTTCAGAACTTTTTGTTAACAAACCCAAAGAGCGTGTGGCGAAACTTAATTTAGAAAAAGAAGAATTAGAGCACCACCATATCGACGATAAAGTCCGTGAAAAAGTTTATGAAAATTTTCTGCGATTTAAAGAAGCATTGATAAAGATTGATGTAGCAAAGGCAGATATAGATCAGGCAGAAGAAAATCAGCGGATCGTTCATCACAATTATCTTAATCAAACAGCATTAATAACCGATTTGTTAGACGCCGACGTGCAGTTATTACAAAGTCGTTTCAATTTTGTTACGGCAAAAGTTACCGCTCAAATTCAATATTATCAACTTCAAAACGTTTTAGGAATTCTTTAA
- a CDS encoding AraC family transcriptional regulator — MGLIASLSNIDRFSDSVFVMHERSEKLIPFHSHLKGQLSYVEGGLAYLQVNEKHYVIPARHYFWIPQGLTHILKIGHSGTVLRSLFFYTYDDDKNLFYSEVGIYPINGLLMEMIKYTESWDDHILPNENNYKFLSVIKDILPEISKKKLPIALPFTDNERMVPILDYLEKNIADNHCLKSISKKFNISERSLSRLFQFTLNTSFLQYIKLLRIVRSIELMLQTDWSISEIAFSVGYGSLPAFSNTFYQLTNFRPSDFKRNF; from the coding sequence ATGGGTTTAATTGCTTCTTTATCGAATATCGACCGATTCTCCGATTCTGTATTTGTGATGCACGAAAGATCTGAAAAACTTATTCCTTTTCACAGTCATTTAAAAGGGCAATTGTCGTACGTAGAAGGCGGCTTGGCTTATTTACAAGTCAATGAAAAGCATTATGTTATTCCGGCACGTCATTATTTCTGGATTCCGCAAGGATTAACACACATTCTAAAAATAGGGCATTCGGGAACCGTATTACGGTCATTATTTTTTTATACGTACGATGATGATAAAAATCTGTTTTATTCTGAAGTAGGAATTTATCCTATTAACGGATTGTTAATGGAAATGATTAAATACACCGAAAGTTGGGACGATCACATTCTGCCTAATGAAAACAACTACAAATTTCTTTCGGTTATCAAAGATATTTTACCTGAAATCAGCAAAAAAAAACTCCCTATTGCCTTGCCTTTCACAGACAATGAACGAATGGTTCCAATACTTGACTATTTAGAAAAGAACATTGCCGATAACCATTGTTTAAAAAGTATTAGTAAAAAGTTTAATATCAGCGAACGCAGTTTGTCACGGTTGTTTCAGTTTACATTAAACACTTCTTTTTTACAATATATTAAACTGTTGCGTATTGTAAGATCGATTGAATTAATGTTACAAACAGACTGGTCTATAAGCGAAATTGCCTTCTCTGTAGGATACGGAAGCCTGCCTGCTTTTAGCAATACATTTTATCAATTAACAAATTTTAGACCATCTGATTTTAAACGGAATTTTTAA
- the trxA gene encoding thioredoxin: protein MALEITDATFDEVVLKSDKPVVVDFWAEWCGPCKMLGPTIEELAGDFDGKVVVGKVDVDANQDFASQYGVRNIPTVLIFQNGEVVGRQVGVAPKQTYVDQLAKLL from the coding sequence ATGGCTTTAGAAATAACAGATGCTACATTTGATGAAGTAGTATTAAAATCAGACAAACCGGTAGTAGTAGATTTTTGGGCAGAATGGTGTGGACCTTGTAAAATGTTAGGACCAACTATTGAAGAATTGGCAGGTGATTTTGATGGAAAAGTAGTAGTAGGAAAAGTAGATGTAGATGCAAACCAAGATTTTGCTTCACAATATGGCGTGCGAAACATACCAACGGTATTAATTTTCCAGAACGGAGAAGTAGTAGGACGTCAGGTAGGGGTAGCACCAAAACAAACGTATGTTGACCAACTTGCCAAATTGTTATAA
- a CDS encoding helix-turn-helix domain-containing protein, with protein sequence MTTLFIKNMVCNRCIMVVQNELDKLGLDVKHMKLGEVVLKKELTPIKRNQLANTLNQLGFEIIDDKKSRVIEQIKNVIIDLVHHQDNDSKTNLSDILSNKLHHDYNYLSNLFSEVEGTTIEKYIIAQKIEKVKELLVYDELSLSEIAFRLNYSSVAYLSNQFKKVTGFSPSHFKQIREEKRKPLDEV encoded by the coding sequence ATGACTACACTTTTTATTAAAAACATGGTTTGCAACCGTTGTATTATGGTGGTGCAAAATGAATTGGATAAATTAGGTTTAGATGTAAAACACATGAAACTGGGAGAGGTTGTGCTTAAAAAAGAGCTTACTCCTATTAAAAGAAATCAATTAGCAAATACATTAAATCAATTAGGTTTTGAAATCATTGACGATAAAAAAAGTCGTGTCATTGAACAGATAAAAAATGTAATTATTGATCTGGTGCATCATCAAGACAACGATAGTAAAACCAATCTTTCAGATATATTAAGCAATAAACTACACCACGATTATAATTATCTATCCAACCTTTTTTCAGAAGTTGAAGGTACAACCATTGAAAAATACATTATTGCCCAAAAAATAGAAAAAGTAAAAGAGCTATTGGTGTATGATGAATTGTCTTTAAGCGAAATTGCTTTTCGTTTAAATTATTCAAGTGTGGCTTATCTAAGCAATCAATTTAAAAAAGTAACGGGATTTTCCCCAAGCCATTTCAAGCAAATCCGTGAAGAAAAAAGAAAACCTTTAGATGAGGTTTGA
- a CDS encoding HlyD family secretion protein has product MTAKKTYTVTDKLITKITAWIAGIVSVILIIWGIITLIDVSRNEKTNDAQVQEYINPVISRAGGFITEIRYDENQPVKKGDTLLIIDQREYTIQQKQTEAALLNAKAQLMVWQTKVQTLSKTAQVNQSKINVAKANLQKENLDYARYKELVKTESATTQKLEKVEANHSIALAETQAAKDNYQASLSEIEDAMAQEVAAQAEIARLEALLDRHKLDVSYTIITAPYNGVMGRRIVEKGQMIDVGQVLAYIVNGETDKWVVANYKETQIETMKLGDMAEFTADAYPDISFKGEIISFSAATGSSFSLLPPDNSTGNYVKIVQRVPVRIRVTEPKDKIDLLKAGMNVNVSIAKEQN; this is encoded by the coding sequence ATGACAGCAAAAAAAACTTACACCGTAACCGATAAATTAATTACCAAAATTACCGCGTGGATTGCAGGCATTGTGTCTGTAATATTAATTATTTGGGGAATTATAACCTTAATTGATGTTTCAAGAAATGAAAAAACAAACGATGCCCAGGTTCAGGAATATATTAATCCGGTAATTTCGCGCGCCGGCGGATTTATCACAGAAATAAGATATGATGAAAACCAACCCGTAAAAAAAGGCGATACCTTGCTTATTATTGACCAGCGAGAATATACTATTCAGCAAAAACAAACCGAAGCCGCTTTGTTAAACGCAAAAGCCCAATTAATGGTATGGCAAACAAAAGTGCAAACATTAAGTAAAACAGCTCAGGTAAATCAATCAAAAATTAATGTTGCTAAAGCCAATCTGCAAAAAGAAAATTTAGATTATGCCCGATATAAAGAATTGGTTAAAACCGAATCGGCAACCACTCAAAAATTAGAAAAAGTAGAAGCCAACCACAGTATAGCTTTGGCAGAAACACAAGCCGCAAAAGATAATTATCAGGCATCGCTGTCAGAAATTGAAGATGCAATGGCACAAGAAGTTGCGGCACAAGCAGAAATTGCTCGGTTGGAAGCTTTGTTAGATCGACATAAATTAGATGTTTCTTATACCATTATTACCGCTCCTTACAACGGTGTGATGGGACGAAGAATTGTAGAAAAAGGGCAAATGATTGATGTTGGGCAGGTATTGGCGTATATTGTAAACGGCGAAACCGATAAATGGGTGGTTGCCAATTATAAAGAAACACAGATTGAAACTATGAAACTGGGAGATATGGCTGAGTTTACCGCCGATGCGTATCCGGATATTAGCTTTAAAGGAGAAATTATATCGTTTTCTGCCGCTACCGGCTCTAGTTTTTCATTATTACCACCCGATAATTCAACAGGAAATTATGTAAAAATTGTTCAACGTGTGCCTGTAAGAATACGTGTAACCGAGCCAAAAGATAAAATAGATTTGTTAAAAGCAGGAATGAACGTAAATGTTTCAATAGCAAAAGAACAGAACTAA
- a CDS encoding type I restriction enzyme HsdR N-terminal domain-containing protein has protein sequence MSVNCNMYQLKITNHFFSNKMHRIPAPFKRLQVIRNDYKQILNLKNNTGFSNNKEEQVRQKVFRWLNEKIGIHQDYITIEEHVGEAKGRADLVVRDKNNNVIWIFECKHEGIPLSTDILKQVERYDDFLISKYISITNGLEIETYCFNEKTKQSEPVATPLNLKELKGKFRKIAPKPHPLRYLKWNEIYEQNPIRKHAKQLDTTDMQELPILWKKAVLNLYRALNVTQRNVWEGKIEGTHIEIIRDYGIQSIRMGNASGWNDASLMRSLQIKYKKENYRVGLQLMPWFKQGGTKLSFIVNLATYKAYERDSHNALQLDTEKCFAVDDNGYLHCRHNRAPSIGNRGSANNVLFFEYLKKSNISWLYTDEKGKYWIELGSFKNNKWLSWKSLDLQKIIGRIIEYAIFRDKFRELQKEKML, from the coding sequence ATGTCTGTAAACTGTAATATGTATCAATTAAAAATAACTAACCATTTTTTTTCAAATAAAATGCATAGGATCCCAGCACCTTTTAAACGTTTGCAGGTAATTCGAAATGATTATAAACAAATTCTTAACTTAAAAAACAATACAGGATTTAGTAATAATAAAGAAGAACAAGTTAGGCAAAAAGTGTTTCGTTGGCTTAATGAAAAAATAGGTATTCATCAAGACTATATAACTATTGAAGAGCATGTTGGAGAAGCAAAGGGAAGAGCTGACCTTGTGGTTAGAGATAAAAATAATAATGTTATATGGATTTTTGAATGTAAACATGAGGGAATTCCTCTTTCAACAGACATATTAAAACAAGTAGAACGTTACGATGACTTTTTGATATCCAAATATATTTCAATTACAAATGGACTAGAAATCGAAACATATTGTTTTAACGAAAAAACGAAACAGTCGGAACCGGTTGCAACTCCATTGAATTTAAAAGAACTTAAGGGTAAATTCAGAAAAATAGCACCAAAACCCCATCCACTCCGTTATCTTAAATGGAATGAGATCTATGAACAAAATCCTATACGTAAGCATGCTAAACAACTTGATACAACGGATATGCAAGAGCTGCCAATCTTGTGGAAGAAGGCAGTGCTTAATTTATATCGAGCCTTGAATGTTACACAACGAAATGTTTGGGAAGGTAAAATAGAGGGGACTCATATTGAAATTATACGTGATTATGGGATACAGTCAATTCGTATGGGCAATGCTAGTGGTTGGAATGATGCAAGTCTAATGCGTAGTTTACAAATAAAGTATAAAAAGGAAAATTATCGTGTTGGATTACAGCTTATGCCTTGGTTTAAACAAGGTGGTACAAAGCTTAGTTTTATCGTTAATTTAGCTACATATAAGGCGTATGAACGTGATAGTCATAATGCATTGCAGTTAGATACAGAGAAATGTTTTGCCGTTGATGATAATGGTTATTTGCACTGTCGTCATAATCGGGCTCCAAGTATAGGTAATAGGGGGAGTGCAAACAATGTGCTGTTTTTCGAGTATCTAAAGAAGAGTAATATATCGTGGCTTTATACTGATGAAAAGGGAAAATATTGGATAGAATTGGGTAGTTTCAAAAATAATAAGTGGCTGAGTTGGAAAAGTCTTGATTTACAAAAAATAATTGGTAGAATCATCGAATATGCTATTTTTAGAGATAAATTCAGAGAACTACAGAAAGAAAAAATGCTTTAA
- a CDS encoding heavy metal translocating P-type ATPase produces MATNNSKEIIYLPLENVESEHCALIVEKGLAQVKGLETHKVELNNRRAAITVENTEAIGEAVKTIKDLGYGVSTVKNTFPVLGMTCASCASSAESIVKYQQGVVSSSVNFATGNLTVEYLPNITNATKLQKAVQSVGYDLLIENETTQQETLEAIHEKKFKQLKNKTLWAVVLSLPVVVIGMFFMDMPYANLIMWAFSTPVVLWLGRDFFINAWKQTQHRSANMDTLVALSTGIAYIFSVFNMLFANFWHQRGLHAHVYFEAAAVIIAFILLGKLLEEKAKGNTSSAIKKLMGLQPKTVSVIQVDGTEKQTAIEDVSTGDIILVKPGEKIAVDGMVISGNSYVDESMLSGEPVPVLKKENEKVFAGTINQKGSFQFKAVKVGKETMLAQIIRMVQDAQGSKAPVQKLVDKIAGIFVPVVMGIAVLTFILWLVLGGENGVVQGLLAAVTVLVIACPCALGLATPTAIMVGVGKGAEKGILIKDAESLELAKKVNAIILDKTGTITEGKPQVTGIEWLNNDDTAKDILLSIEKQSEHPLAEAVVNNLTLPKFGTLAKLEVENFDSITGKGAKANYNNETYFVGNKKLLIENNIKIPDQLQQQVDEWGKESKTVIWFANSTQALSVIAISDKIKETSVQAIKEMQNMGIDLYMLTGDNEATAKAIAEQTGIKHYKAEVLPQHKADFVKELQAQGKVVAMVGDGINDSTALATADVSIAMGKGSDIAMDVAKMTIISSDLTKIPQAIKLSKQTVATIKQNLFWAFIYNLIGIPIAAGILYPINGFLLNPMIAGAAMALSSVSVVSNSLRLKWKR; encoded by the coding sequence ATGGCAACAAATAATAGTAAAGAAATCATTTATCTTCCGTTAGAAAATGTTGAAAGCGAGCACTGTGCGTTAATCGTTGAAAAAGGATTAGCACAAGTTAAAGGATTAGAAACCCACAAAGTAGAATTAAACAACCGCAGAGCAGCTATTACGGTAGAAAATACCGAAGCAATAGGCGAAGCTGTTAAAACTATTAAAGATTTAGGGTATGGTGTTTCTACTGTAAAAAATACCTTTCCTGTTTTAGGAATGACCTGTGCTTCTTGTGCCAGCAGTGCCGAAAGCATTGTGAAATATCAACAAGGCGTTGTAAGCTCTTCGGTAAACTTCGCAACAGGCAATCTTACCGTTGAATATTTACCAAATATCACCAATGCTACCAAGCTACAAAAGGCGGTTCAGTCTGTCGGTTATGATTTATTGATAGAAAATGAAACCACACAGCAAGAAACCCTTGAAGCTATCCACGAAAAGAAATTTAAACAATTAAAGAATAAAACCTTATGGGCAGTTGTACTATCGTTGCCCGTTGTGGTAATAGGAATGTTCTTTATGGATATGCCTTATGCTAACCTGATTATGTGGGCATTTTCTACCCCTGTTGTGTTGTGGTTGGGGCGGGATTTTTTCATAAATGCGTGGAAACAAACGCAACACCGTTCTGCAAATATGGATACATTGGTGGCATTAAGTACGGGTATTGCATACATTTTTAGTGTATTTAATATGTTGTTTGCCAACTTTTGGCATCAGCGAGGTTTGCACGCCCACGTTTATTTTGAAGCTGCCGCCGTTATTATAGCTTTCATTTTGTTGGGTAAATTATTAGAAGAAAAAGCCAAAGGCAATACTTCATCAGCCATAAAAAAACTAATGGGACTACAACCCAAAACAGTTAGTGTAATACAGGTAGATGGAACAGAAAAACAGACCGCTATTGAAGATGTGAGCACAGGCGATATCATCCTTGTAAAGCCCGGTGAAAAAATTGCCGTGGACGGAATGGTCATTTCGGGCAATTCGTATGTTGATGAAAGTATGTTGAGTGGCGAACCTGTACCGGTACTGAAAAAAGAAAACGAAAAAGTTTTTGCAGGTACAATCAACCAAAAAGGCAGCTTTCAGTTTAAAGCCGTTAAGGTCGGAAAGGAAACAATGCTTGCACAAATTATCCGAATGGTGCAGGACGCACAAGGTAGTAAAGCTCCTGTTCAGAAATTAGTGGACAAAATCGCAGGGATTTTCGTTCCTGTGGTGATGGGAATTGCTGTTTTGACATTCATTTTATGGCTTGTTTTAGGAGGAGAAAACGGCGTAGTTCAGGGATTGTTAGCAGCTGTTACCGTGTTGGTTATTGCGTGTCCGTGTGCGTTGGGGTTGGCTACACCTACGGCAATTATGGTAGGTGTTGGTAAAGGTGCCGAAAAAGGTATTTTAATAAAAGATGCCGAAAGCCTTGAATTAGCCAAAAAAGTTAATGCAATTATATTAGACAAAACAGGAACAATTACAGAAGGGAAACCGCAGGTTACAGGAATTGAATGGTTGAATAATGATGATACCGCAAAAGACATTCTTTTAAGTATCGAAAAACAATCAGAACATCCATTAGCCGAAGCGGTTGTTAATAACTTAACTTTGCCAAAGTTTGGAACTTTGGCAAAGTTGGAAGTTGAAAATTTCGACAGCATCACAGGCAAAGGAGCAAAAGCCAATTACAATAACGAAACTTATTTTGTAGGGAATAAAAAATTATTGATAGAAAACAACATCAAAATTCCTGATCAATTACAACAACAGGTTGATGAATGGGGCAAAGAATCAAAAACAGTTATTTGGTTTGCCAATAGTACACAAGCACTTTCTGTAATTGCTATCTCCGATAAAATCAAAGAAACATCAGTACAAGCAATCAAAGAAATGCAAAATATGGGTATTGATTTGTATATGCTTACAGGCGATAACGAAGCTACAGCAAAAGCCATAGCAGAGCAAACAGGTATTAAACATTATAAAGCCGAAGTATTGCCACAGCATAAAGCCGATTTTGTGAAAGAACTGCAAGCACAAGGTAAAGTTGTAGCAATGGTGGGCGATGGTATCAATGACAGTACCGCGTTGGCAACAGCCGATGTAAGTATCGCAATGGGTAAAGGTTCAGACATTGCAATGGATGTGGCAAAAATGACCATCATTTCATCAGACTTGACTAAAATTCCACAAGCAATCAAACTGTCAAAACAAACCGTAGCCACCATTAAACAAAACCTTTTTTGGGCGTTTATCTACAACCTAATCGGTATCCCGATTGCTGCCGGTATTCTGTACCCAATCAACGGATTTTTATTAAACCCAATGATTGCCGGAGCCGCAATGGCGTTAAGCAGTGTAAGCGTGGTAAGTAATAGTTTAAGGTTAAAGTGGAAGAGATAA